ggtctacaacttctttgtgtgtggcctggtcaaggaaattggtatcaagactttgTCGGATAAATATGTgttgtttttgctcgggtaaggatgATTTTCAAGATTTCGCGTCCAcaccatgtttgttgctgttgcacgtgccgtttacgagtagcgtgtttttccccatttttagaaacatataactatagatgtcaacattgtgtatgtgtataaatattcatttatgatcgttgcctttggtaaaagcttaactcttgtaGGTTTTGCTCataattgttttctttaatttagaTTCGCCGAGCTGGGGCCTTTTGAAATGCTCttgcaaacatgtgtttaagaactACAAATACTATCAAGATATTAGCTGAATGGGGAAtaataaatgttaaaagtatatcaaacaaacctttaaagaagtgatcactgcaaactcattcattcttcgactctgctcccttggactacgCCTGTCGGCGCAGGGTAGACACACGTTGGGCTACTCAGTGTGGCGCGCGTGCAGCCCCGGACATCTAAGGGCATCACAGACCTGTTATTGCTCAATCTCGCGTGGCTGAACGCCACTTGTCCCTCTAAGAAGTTCGGACGCCGACCACACCGGGCCGCGTAACTAGTTATCATGCCAGagtaggggtcggcaacccaaaacggaccaaaaatacaaaaaacaaatctgtctggagccgcaaaaaaataaaagccttatataagtcttataatgaaggcaacacataacgtaagtgtctatattagcctacggggcggcgtggcgaagttggtagagtggctgtgccagcaatcggagtgttgctggttactggggttcaattcccaccttctaccttcctagtcacgtccgttgtgtccttgggcaagacacttcaccctttgcctctgatggctgctggttagcgccttgcatggcagctcccgtcatcagtgtgtgaatgtgtgtgtgaatgggtaaatgtggaaatactgtcaaagcgctttgagtaccttgaaggtagaaaagcgctatacaagtacaacccatttatcatttatattaaaatgaccatgtgtcgcaggctgaagcaagtcttcgttgacagaaatgttgaaatgtaatatttattctacacttttttacaacattagaaaccattggtaaatcagaggctactcagaaggtgagataactcctggaaattactgtcttttaatggccaaaggtatagatgtgtgtgtccaagttaaaggaaacagcaggctgtcttcttttaataaatttatcacaatctttggcaagctaggtaatgtttgctgtggtctggaacaagatggcacacaaacaaatatcagaaatgcagcgaatattacatacagataatgtgtcatgagacatccatccattttctaccgctcgtcccgttcagggtcgtggggggtgctggagcctatctcagctgcattcaggcggaaggcggggtacaccctggacaagtcgccacctcatcacagggccaacacagatagacaacattcgcactcacattcacacactagggccaatttagtgttgccaatcaacctatccccaggtgcatgtcttcatgcaaaactaaatgatatacaaagaggataaaagtaaataatattaaattagctcaaatatacctacaaatgaggcataatgatgcaatatgtacatacagctagcctaaatagcatgttagcattgattagcttgcagtcatgcactgacgaTATATGCCCagttagcactccaacaaattAATAACATCAACGCAGCTCACcaaacatttcaatcaatcaatcaatcaatgtttatttatatatccataaatcacaagtgtctcaaagggctgtacaagccacaacgacatcctcggtacagagcccacatacgggcaaggaaaactcaccccattgggacgtcaatgtgaatgactatgagaaaccttttggtatacaaaatgagacaaaggaggagtggaagatgttacatgtaaacaaactgttgcgtgacAGTCCACttaatggtgagttcaagaaccgccgaatttagtaggacaaaacgatgttcaccaaatactctcatcagtgaagcatacacacaaacacatgaaacagtgggctttctaacaattggaaatgtttgggtcatgtttgtcctcaaaacaaaaaacatactaaaacaaaagtcTTTCCTCCCCATCTTTTTCCAgtatcaatccttttttaaaaatgttccagggagccacaaaagagccgcatgcggctcgagagccgcgggttgctgaccaccAGACTAGAGTGTGAGCTGCTTTTCTCGTCGTTTCGTGAAATCTTGCGCTCTTCCGCCATTTTTGAGTACTggtcgaggaactctgaagaaacgatgatccttttcgcgatttaaacgattcgtacagccgaaaacaacacacgcatagggcattttttcttcgaaataggctaaatggcgcctagtactttgagaacagagctagcatgaccaccacgcatatttaatgagctggacgggagccggacgtgacgtcagcaaAATCCAAGCGAAagcttaatataaaaaaaaagcacTATACAAATTATTCACTTATTTAAAACATTATAATTATCCATATAGTCAATTAGGTATAATCATAACTAAGTATATACTATATAAGTATAGAGATGTACATCATAATCCGTCGACTATTGTGCTAACAACAATTAGCACTAGCGGCTACCGCCAGATTAGCCTGTTAGCATCCCCCACCTCAAAAGACGCCTCCAGTTCATCCACCAGCGTGTTGTTTCCCTGGCTCCGGTTCGCCGTACCGGGGAATCCGGGTTGGCCCGGTGCACCCGCTCCAGGGACGGTGTGTGGATTTGGCGGTTGCTGACCGGGAAACATACCGCTCATGGACGACGCCATCACTGGGCCTGATGAAATATACCTAACTGCGGCTGCGCAGAGATATATACCCTTCCAACATCAACTTCCTGGATTGTTAGCGCATGCGCATGGGGCCTAATCAAGTTGTGTGCCGTAAAGTGAACATTCCTGTCAATATTTAAAATATGAGCGGAACATAATCTGTGATgcaaacaaattttttttacaaagttgtTTTACAATGAAACCCCTGTATGTTTGATCATAATATTTATTAGTATATACATCAATCAAACAGTGCTGAATGGTCCTCTAAAAATTAACACAAATAATGTTAAAAACTAAGaatgatgattttttttctccaataaaTTAGGTATCCAGTACATTTTTGCATGTTTTAAGTTACCAATTGACCATTTACTGTGTTCATCATTTGGTTAGCCTTGGTGAGCCAAGGCGGCTGCAAACTCCACCAGGGTGCGTGTTGGTCTTCCAGACATGCCTTTTTTCAGGTAGGGGATTTCATCTTTGTTACTCATCACTCCAGCAATGTCCAAGTGAGCCCAATGAGGAGATGTGACAAACTCTTTCAGGAAGGCAGCTGCCGTGCACGCTCCGCCGGACCTACGAGGAAAATTAACCGGTCAGACGGCATTAAAGactaaaaaaaatttgaaaaagctGTTACGTTTGCAGATGCAGACGCTGCCATTAGAAAATGTAGCGAGATACGTACCGGCTGTACTTGCCGATGTTGTTGAGATCCGCCAGCTGGGAGTCCGTCACCTGCTTGGTGTAATGCTGGAACAGAGGCATCCGCCACACTCTGTCACCTGTCACCACACTAGCctgcacacacacgtacacaaacatgctttttttgtcaCACAGGAGGCGCTGGGAGATGTGTTTGTAGTGCAGACCTTATGTAGCTCCCCCCACAGCCAATCGGAGTTTGTGAAGACTCCAGTCGCGGCTGAGCCCAGCGCGACATCCATTGCGCCTTGGAGACAAAGTCGATATTAACACATGGTCGTAGACAAGGTAATCAAATCACTGTTTCTGGGTAGGTTAGCAACTTAGTGGGAAAGTTGGTGAACTAggatttaaataaaatacattttattcctGTTAAAATCACATGTAGTGgtgtaaatatactaaatgtgaaATTCATGTGTTGTCCAGCCAGTAAACTATAAATTAGGGCTCTCATAGTTAACAAGTTAATTcaggtgattaatcacaaaaaatattgcattaatcaagaACACACTTAGATTATTATGCAATTTATTTCGATTTTTGAagcaataaataaacaataaaattgcatttgtgtgaaattattgagATCTTTTCTCAAGCACgttttaattatgcaagcgagtaatcacctgtgattaatcgaaattccaaaatgtgattaatctgataaaaatacaaaaaatcataTATATTTGTGACCAGGTGGGATATTCATTTTGcagttggtatatatatatatatatatatatatatatatatatatatatatatatatatatatatatatatatatatatatatatatatatatatatatatatatatctcagcaGATGGattttgtgaagccctttgagacattcgtgattaaaggcctatacaaataaaatgtgattGATTTTAATCCAAAACGTGTGTAAAAAAACCTACCTTTTGTTTTTATCTTTAAGAATTTCCAAGGTCATTGAagctattttttctttttacggACATGTTGGAATGTGAAATGGTAAACATGATGTCTATATTGTAACTAAACGCACGTATACaacgacttttttttatttattggaaAAACATACTTTAAAttataaatttatttaaaaataatgtcaATGTAGGACCAGTACTCATAATTATTTAATCAAGTTCAAATTTAACCATGGGCCAAAAATTGAATATTTTGATGTCAAATGAATAACTAAATGGATGGTTGTACGTAACTACCATTTGGCACACCAGGCATCCTGTAATTTATCAAAACACTACAAATAAAAATTCAGTTTCATCCTAAATAAAACTGTGTGAATAACAAATGTTTTGAGAGTAGGATTCAATAACCAATTCCACCTGTCAATGTGGCGACGTTGACGACAGCTCTGGGGTTGAAAGTGTGTGCGTAACAGAGTGCGTCAGCGAGGATCAGCCTTCCCTCTGCATCTGTGTTGTCAACCTGCACGTTCAATAACATCATAAGACATTTTGAATACATATGTTAGCATAATATGTAGGGATGCTAAGGTCTAACCATTGTACCTGGATTGTTTTTCCATTCTTAGCCGTGACCACATCACCTGGTTTGGTGGCCTTTCCACTGGGCATGTTCTCACAGAGCGGAGCCAGACCTGGAGGaaacaaaaaaacccacagtATTACCAAATTGTTAATAGGTATCGCGAATGATAGCCCCATGCCAATCGAGGCGCTCACCGATGATGTTGATCGGCAGTTTGAGGGTCGCTGCCGTGACGACAGACGCGCACACGGTGGCGGCTCCGCCCATATCGGCCCTCATCATATCCATCGAGGCGGAAGGCTTCAGAGAAATGCCACCACTGCAGAGAGAAAATGTATGCAAACGCACCGGAGTCATCAGCAGGCTTTTTGTGGCCCCATTTAGgtctttatatttacttatttattaataTACTCCGAAAGGGCCCTCACCCCACCCTAAACTTAACATCACCGccctacatacacacatttattatgTTTCCATGCACTTTAAAACTAATTATTCGTAAAATGACTTTGAAACTAGCCCTTTAAAACACAGCATGTAATGTCGCCGTGACTTTGTATGGATACATTTATGATTAATGTAGGATTATCATTAGCGGATAATAATACATCATcaatataattataatttatAGTGCATATACGTGGGGTTAAGGCTCCCCTATCTTTAAAAAGTGACGCATCTGTTTCAAACTTTTATCAaggttccttgaacgcaccacaattaTGCTACTGTAGGAGATGAAAAAGTGAAAcctaaacataactttgtctgatGCTGCTACAAatgatttttaaatattttttatctgtcttctatcacctcatcctGGTCCCcaaatgttggtgctgtgtgtgaatacATTAATGTGAGCAATGTCCATGCTGGATTTGTCCAGAAGGAAtgaaccattttgcatttgtggtagGTTGTGTTACACATTCCTAATTTGATTTAAACATTCTTATTATTGATCTTTGACAGCAAAATgttcagtacaggccaaaagtttggacaccttctcattcaatgcgttttctttattttcataactatttacattgtagattgtcactgaaggcatcaaaactatgaatgaacacatgtggagttatgtacttgacaaaaaaaggtgaaataactgaaaaatgttttaaattctagtttcttcaaaatagccaccctttgctctgattactgttttgcacactcttggcattctctcgatgaggttcaagaggtagtcacctgtaatggttttcactttacaggtgtgcttgaagctcattgagagattgccaagagtgtgcaaagcagtaatcagagcaaagggtggctattttgaagaaattagaatataaaacatgttttcagttatttcaccttttttttgttaagtacataactccacatgtgttcattcattgttttgatgccttcagtgacaatctacaatgtaaatagacatgaaaagaaagaaaatgcattcaatgagaaggtgtgtccaaacttttggcatgtAGTGTATTTTATCTGAACTTTTGACGCTGTATTTTAAAACTGAtggatttaaattaaaaaaatgtaaatctttaCAAAATCCCAAGCCATGATCATGTGGGCCTAAACAGCCGCATAGTGTGTTAATACCACAGGCCGGTTCTGGTCATCACCTTGTTGCTTTTACCTGTCAAATGTGATTCCCTTGCCGACAAGAAGCAGCGGGGCCTGCTTGCTGTCTGGGGAACCGTTGTAATGCAGCTCTAGGAAGACAGGGGGCTCTTCTGAGCCTTTGGACACGCTGAGGAATGCTCCCATACCTTGCTCCTCTATCCATGCCTGGGATCTGAAAGTGCAAAACAATGGATTTCTGTTGGACATAGCGGTGTTATCATAGGgtgctttcttttttttactatgcaATATGCTTTTACAGCACTGTGATAAAATTGTGTATAGGAAAATTTGGCCTAATTTTTAATTCAAACaatatcattttttttcatttttcgttGAGAAGCAACGAGCGGCCAGGCAATACTGattaggggaaaaaaaggatgctGGTGTGTGGTCTGAACCAGTAAAATTCTAGCTGTACTCTGTAGTAAAAggttaataaacaaacaaacctcTTTTGGACTTTGACCCGGTCACCATGCTGCGCCAACTTCTCTTGGATAGTGTTGGCAAAAGCAGTCGGAGTGATGTGATTGGCCGGGGCTTCCATGAGGAGGCGGGCCAGGTTTTGGCCTTCTGCGTACAGGACTCCTTTCGCCCACGCCGTCGAGTCGGCACTAAGTTCAAtcacacacataagacatacagtAAGGTGTTCCTTATGGTGTGgctattacatatttttttatacaatttaCAAATCCCAAAATTGTATGTAACAAAATAACAGGTAATTCCACTAGGTGACTATGGACTTTGATACACTtttattacaaaataattatttaatggagaaaataacatgttatattattataataatgcacTTCTACAAAAAAAAGCCCCTATCCGCTCAATTAATGCCTTACCCCTGATAGACACTAGGTactctctctgcagttgagtaaataaacCCCCTAATCGCCACCGTTTGAGGAAATAAGGCAGTGCAAAATGCTGTCGTAAAATAACGATTTCATGCCAGATTTACCTTCCGTGAGGCTGCACTGTCACTTTAGGCTTCTTCTTGGATTTCAGCTGGTCGTACTGAAACAAGCCCAGAAGAGCGCCCTCTGCTGCCGCCTGGGCATCGCCGCAGCCGTCCACCTCCACATGCGTCACCTCCAGGTCCTGAAGTACCCGACAGCCAGCTGAAAGCAAAGAAGCAGAACATTCGTCAACCAGGTTGGCCACTTAAGCGTCAAACATCTTCAGAGTGAGACAAGCAGGGCGTCTTACCCGACACGGCTTGTCGGATGTTCTCCTTGGCGATGTCCCAGTTTTCTGCCCCGCACACACCTGCTGTGGCGTCATCCAGCCCGACCACAGCGACGCACGGGAACTCCTGGAGAACAAACATGTGGTAACTCCTCATGTTATGATCTTCTTTTTCGCTGGCTGCCACTTTCTTACCTCGTGGATTCCGTAGAATATTCTGCTTTTGCCCTTCTTGAGACCCGGTCCGGAACTTTGAAAAGACAAGATTGCATGATTCTGTTTAGATACAGTAACTTTAGCAGAAGCATTATTAAAAATACTGACTGCGACGACTGTGTAAGAGCGTCATCTTATgccctaaaacaggggtg
The Entelurus aequoreus isolate RoL-2023_Sb linkage group LG18, RoL_Eaeq_v1.1, whole genome shotgun sequence DNA segment above includes these coding regions:
- the lap3 gene encoding cytosol aminopeptidase, with translation MLLLRRAVFPVARTKCGRCFCSSPSLQMDRKGLVLGVFEKKGEKGNLQLTEAAAGFDRKVSGKLSELIKISGPGLKKGKSRIFYGIHEEFPCVAVVGLDDATAGVCGAENWDIAKENIRQAVSAGCRVLQDLEVTHVEVDGCGDAQAAAEGALLGLFQYDQLKSKKKPKVTVQPHGSADSTAWAKGVLYAEGQNLARLLMEAPANHITPTAFANTIQEKLAQHGDRVKVQKRSQAWIEEQGMGAFLSVSKGSEEPPVFLELHYNGSPDSKQAPLLLVGKGITFDSGGISLKPSASMDMMRADMGGAATVCASVVTAATLKLPINIIGLAPLCENMPSGKATKPGDVVTAKNGKTIQVDNTDAEGRLILADALCYAHTFNPRAVVNVATLTGAMDVALGSAATGVFTNSDWLWGELHKASVVTGDRVWRMPLFQHYTKQVTDSQLADLNNIGKYSRSGGACTAAAFLKEFVTSPHWAHLDIAGVMSNKDEIPYLKKGMSGRPTRTLVEFAAALAHQG